Proteins from a single region of bacterium:
- a CDS encoding DNA-processing protein DprA — protein sequence MAFEVDRLKQSGIHTLAPFDEHYPCLFRYRLKKKAPVVLHAAGSLDLFDHSGLGVVGSRDIGQEGAEVAKEAARLATRLGLPVVSGGARGVDRLAMNAAFDEHGAEGTVIGFLADSLERQLKQPDTRRAILDKRILLCTPYEPDAHFTAGRAMGRNKLIYAGSVITLVVASDKKSGGTWAGAVEALKHGFGAVAVWRGPGEGPGNQSLEQLGATPVGSLDDLEALLISAQAKPTSAENRVQIEESPQVPLPLELGFDA from the coding sequence ATGGCCTTCGAGGTCGACCGCTTGAAGCAATCGGGCATTCACACTCTCGCCCCGTTCGACGAGCACTATCCATGCCTGTTCAGGTATCGGCTGAAAAAGAAGGCTCCGGTGGTGCTGCACGCCGCTGGATCCCTTGATCTCTTCGACCACTCAGGTCTCGGAGTCGTTGGAAGCCGAGATATCGGCCAAGAAGGCGCCGAAGTCGCCAAGGAGGCAGCCCGGTTGGCCACTCGGCTGGGTTTGCCGGTGGTTTCCGGTGGTGCTCGGGGGGTGGATCGCCTAGCGATGAACGCGGCTTTCGACGAGCACGGCGCGGAGGGCACTGTGATCGGATTCTTGGCCGACTCCTTGGAGCGGCAGCTCAAGCAACCCGACACCAGACGGGCCATCCTCGACAAGCGCATCCTGCTGTGTACCCCCTATGAGCCAGACGCTCACTTCACCGCGGGCCGGGCCATGGGTAGAAACAAACTCATCTACGCCGGGTCCGTGATCACGCTGGTCGTAGCCAGCGACAAGAAGTCTGGTGGCACATGGGCTGGAGCGGTCGAAGCGCTCAAGCACGGATTCGGTGCCGTTGCAGTTTGGAGAGGCCCAGGTGAGGGACCAGGAAATCAATCCCTAGAGCAGTTGGGAGCGACGCCTGTTGGTTCGCTAGACGACCTTGAAGCCCTGCTGATAAGCGCTCAAGCCAAGCCGACCTCAGCAGAAAATCGAGTACAAATCGAAGAAAGCCCTCAGGTACCACTCCCTTTGGAACTGGGCTTCGACGCTTAG